One genomic region from Granulicatella adiacens ATCC 49175 encodes:
- the racE gene encoding glutamate racemase, whose translation MKRPIGFIDSGVGGLTVLKEALKQLPNESMVFLGDSARCPYGTRPKEEIRQYTLEMVQFLLQKNIKMLVIACNTATAVVLEELKQTLEIPVVGVIQPGSLAAIKQTSNDRIGVLGTNATISSKVYPKTMHDKNKNIQVFDIACPNFVPLVENNQSDTPEAWEIVKETLNPLEGTNVDTVILGCTHYPLLRKTIQKVVGNQVSLIDSGAETVSSVSALLDYCKLSETPETNPNPTLEIYTTGDATLFEEIAENWLYRKGLEVNTVSLEKKLTPLQLEKEIVIATNNVGKAREFAKIFEPKGYKVKTLKDFPELDEVEETGTTFEENARLKAETIANALQTMVLADDSGLCVDALEGLPGVYSARFAGEEKNDAANNAKLLSELGGLKGKERAAHFTCCLVLAAPFQESLVVQAECHGEIATLPSGDSGFGYDPLFLVPEYQKTFAELGMDIKNKISHRAKAIELLVEKWEHWTNSLGAVEETE comes from the coding sequence ATGAAAAGACCAATTGGATTTATTGATTCAGGAGTGGGAGGCTTAACGGTTCTCAAAGAGGCATTAAAACAATTACCAAACGAATCAATGGTCTTCTTAGGAGATTCCGCTCGTTGCCCATATGGGACAAGACCGAAAGAGGAGATTCGACAATATACATTGGAAATGGTGCAATTTTTACTACAAAAGAATATAAAAATGCTGGTCATTGCCTGCAACACGGCCACGGCAGTCGTCTTAGAGGAATTGAAACAAACATTAGAGATTCCAGTGGTGGGAGTGATTCAGCCAGGAAGTTTAGCAGCTATCAAGCAAACATCTAATGACCGAATCGGAGTATTGGGGACGAATGCTACGATTTCAAGTAAAGTGTATCCAAAAACAATGCACGACAAGAATAAGAACATTCAAGTATTTGATATTGCTTGTCCAAACTTTGTTCCACTTGTCGAAAATAATCAATCGGATACCCCAGAAGCTTGGGAGATTGTAAAAGAAACCCTCAATCCATTAGAAGGAACTAATGTAGATACAGTAATTTTGGGTTGTACACATTATCCGCTTTTAAGAAAAACGATTCAAAAAGTTGTTGGAAATCAAGTTTCCTTGATTGATTCAGGTGCAGAAACTGTTTCTAGTGTGAGTGCTCTTTTAGATTATTGCAAACTCAGTGAAACTCCTGAAACTAATCCAAATCCCACTTTAGAAATTTATACAACGGGAGATGCAACACTTTTTGAAGAGATTGCGGAAAATTGGCTCTACAGAAAAGGTTTAGAGGTGAATACGGTGAGTTTAGAGAAAAAATTAACGCCTCTTCAACTTGAAAAAGAAATTGTTATTGCAACGAATAATGTTGGAAAAGCAAGAGAATTTGCCAAAATTTTTGAACCAAAGGGCTATAAGGTTAAAACCTTAAAAGATTTCCCAGAATTAGATGAAGTAGAAGAAACAGGAACGACTTTTGAGGAAAATGCGAGACTGAAAGCAGAAACGATTGCGAATGCTTTACAAACAATGGTTTTGGCTGATGATTCAGGACTTTGTGTAGATGCTCTAGAAGGACTTCCCGGAGTATATTCTGCAAGATTTGCAGGAGAAGAAAAGAATGATGCGGCAAATAACGCCAAACTGTTATCAGAACTAGGTGGGCTTAAAGGTAAGGAAAGGGCAGCTCATTTCACATGTTGTTTAGTGTTAGCAGCTCCGTTTCAGGAATCTCTTGTGGTACAGGCAGAATGTCACGGAGAAATTGCCACTTTACCGTCAGGAGACAGTGGATTTGGTTATGATCCATTATTTTTAGTGCCAGAGTATCAAAAAACATTTGCGGAACTCGGAATGGATATCAAAAATAAAATTAGCCATCGTGCAAAAGCGATTGAATTACTAGTTGAAAAATGGGAACATTGGACAAATTCTTTAGGAGCTGTGGAGGAAACAGAATGA
- a CDS encoding ABC transporter ATP-binding protein, whose product MTIQVKGLRKKYFNKEAVKGVDFTIEPESIIGLLGRNGAGKSTVLNMIARRIEKTSGDITLDGVDLHKTPRAMHQVYLSSTENWFPKEYKFKDLLSIYKKTYPEFDSEFAEELIKVFGVNVKERFSKASTGYQSIMKIILALCNPSEYIFMDEPVLGLDANHRHIFNKKLLEAYARNPRTFVIATHLIEEVASFLEKVIVIKDGVVTEEVMVEEVLGKGYVVSGATSLVQEFVADKNVQETEQIGNITRAVVIGKKGEIPQGLDFSPLTLQDYFISITRKENE is encoded by the coding sequence ATGACAATCCAAGTGAAAGGGTTAAGAAAGAAATATTTCAATAAAGAAGCTGTAAAAGGGGTCGATTTTACGATTGAACCGGAGAGTATTATTGGACTATTAGGTCGAAATGGAGCTGGAAAAAGTACCGTTTTAAATATGATTGCTCGTCGTATTGAGAAGACAAGTGGAGACATCACTCTTGATGGCGTGGATCTTCATAAAACTCCAAGGGCAATGCATCAAGTGTACTTATCGAGTACAGAAAATTGGTTCCCAAAAGAATATAAATTTAAAGATTTATTATCTATTTATAAGAAAACTTATCCAGAATTCGACAGTGAATTTGCAGAAGAGTTAATTAAAGTTTTTGGAGTCAATGTGAAAGAAAGATTTTCAAAGGCCTCTACTGGATACCAAAGTATTATGAAAATTATCCTAGCGCTTTGTAATCCAAGTGAGTACATCTTTATGGATGAACCAGTACTAGGATTAGACGCGAATCATCGTCATATTTTTAACAAAAAATTACTGGAAGCTTATGCAAGAAATCCACGGACATTTGTCATTGCGACGCATTTAATCGAAGAAGTTGCTTCCTTTCTTGAAAAAGTCATCGTTATTAAAGATGGTGTAGTTACAGAGGAAGTGATGGTGGAAGAGGTTCTTGGAAAAGGATATGTTGTTAGCGGTGCTACAAGTCTAGTTCAAGAATTTGTCGCAGATAAGAATGTACAAGAAACCGAACAAATTGGAAATATCACTCGTGCAGTAGTGATTGGCAAAAAAGGGGAGATTCCTCAAGGATTAGATTTTTCACCATTAACATTGCAAGATTACTTTATTTCAATTACTCGAAAGGAGAATGAATAA
- a CDS encoding GntR family transcriptional regulator, whose amino-acid sequence MKFDFQSDIALFQQVANQLEEEIFHEVYKEGDQVPSTTEISTGYQINPATVLKGMNLLVSEQVLEKRRGLGTFVAEGARKIILSKKQNEFTNQMVPNFLKEAQALGITKEELVKIIEGGFLK is encoded by the coding sequence ATGAAATTTGATTTTCAAAGTGATATCGCGTTATTTCAACAAGTAGCCAATCAACTAGAAGAAGAAATCTTCCATGAAGTCTACAAAGAAGGAGATCAAGTACCGTCGACAACTGAGATTTCCACAGGGTATCAAATCAATCCAGCAACCGTATTGAAAGGAATGAACTTACTCGTGAGCGAACAAGTATTAGAAAAAAGAAGAGGCCTTGGAACGTTTGTAGCAGAAGGGGCAAGAAAAATTATTCTAAGCAAAAAGCAAAATGAATTTACGAATCAGATGGTTCCAAATTTCTTAAAAGAAGCGCAAGCACTAGGAATTACAAAAGAAGAATTAGTTAAAATTATCGAAGGAGGGTTCCTAAAATGA